In Prunus dulcis chromosome 1, ALMONDv2, whole genome shotgun sequence, the following are encoded in one genomic region:
- the LOC117616083 gene encoding mitogen-activated protein kinase kinase 9-like, which yields MALIRQRRQLNLRLPLPEPSECRPCFSVSLPPTAVVTTAVTNNPSFGAISAADLEKLQVLGHGNSDTVYKVNHKRTSTTYALKLIHGNSNDPTVRRQLFLEMEILRRTDSPHVIRCHAIFEKPSGDNGILMEYMDSGSLETLLKAQGTFSEPNLAHVASQVLNGLNYLHNNKIIHRDIKPANVLVNSNMEMKIADFGVSKILCRTLDACNSYVGTCAYMSPERFNPDIYGGNYNDYAGDIWSLGLTLMELYMGHFPLLPLGQKPDWATLMCAICFGEPPSLPEGVSEEFRSFIECCLQKESEKRWTAAQLLTHPFVSKDPRISIS from the coding sequence atgGCTCTCATTCGACAACGCCGCCAGCTTAATCTCCGCCTCCCCTTGCCCGAACCCTCCGAGTGCCGCCCATGTTTCTCTGTTTCCCTCCCTCCCACCGCTGTTGTTACCACCGCCGTCACAAACAACCCTTCCTTTGGCGCTATCTCCGCCGCCGATCTTGAGAAACTTCAAGTCCTTGGCCACGGTAACAGCGACACCGTCTACAAGGTAAATCACAAGCGGACTTCCACCACCTACGCTCTCAAACTCATCCATGGCAACTCCAACGACCCTACAGTCCGCCGTCAGCTCTTCCTCGAGATGGAGATCCTCCGCCGCACTGACTCTCCCCACGTCATCCGCTGCCACGCTATCTTTGAGAAGCCGTCGGGAGATAACGGCATCCTCATGGAGTACATGGACTCCGGCTCCCTCGAGACCTTGCTTAAAGCCCAAGGCACCTTCTCTGAGCCCAATCTTGCCCACGTCGCCAGCCAAGTTCTTAACGGCCTCAACTACCTCCACAACAACAAGATCATCCACCGCGACATCAAACCCGCCAATGTTTTGGTGAATAGCAACATGGAAATGAAAATCGCCGACTTTGGCGTGAGCAAGATCCTGTGCCGGACCTTGGACGCCTGCAATTCCTACGTGGGTACTTGTGCTTACATGAGCCCTGAAAGATTCAACCCGGATATTTACGGCGGCAATTACAACGACTACGCCGGTGACATATGGAGCCTAGGGCTGACCCTGATGGAGCTTTACATGGGTCACTTTCCGTTGTTGCCTCTTGGTCAGAAACCCGACTGGGCCACTCTTATGTGCGCCATATGTTTCGGAGAGCCGCCGAGCTTGCCCGAGGGGGTGTCAGAGGAGTTTCGGAGTTTCATAGAGTGTTGCTTGCAGAAGGAGTCCGAAAAGAGGTGGACCGCCGCTCAGCTTTTGACCCACCCGTTCGTCTCTAAAGATCCTCGTATATCCATTTCCTAA